In Herbaspirillum sp. WKF16, one genomic interval encodes:
- the guaB gene encoding IMP dehydrogenase, producing the protein MRLLQKALTFDDVLLVPAFSDILPKDTSLTTRLTRNITVNIPLVSAAMDTVTEARLAIAMAQEGGIGIIHKNLTPKEQAREVSKVKRFESGVLRDPITIPPTMKIRDVIALSKQHGVSGFPVVEGKSLVGIITNRDLRFEEELNAEVSAKMTPKDKLVYLKENGEGADPEEAKRLMNKHRLERVMVVNDAFELRGLITVKDIEKSTEHPFACKDEHGKLRVGAAVGVGPDNDERIELLVAAGVDVIVVDTAHGHSAGVLNRVKWVKTKFPHVEVIGGNIATAAAALALVEHGADAVKVGIGPGSICTTRIVAGVGVPQISAIANVADALKGTGVPVIADGGIRFSGDVAKALAAGASTVMMGSMFAGTEEAPGEVILYQGRSYKSYRGMGSLGAMADGSADRYFQDGENGADKFVPEGIEGRVAYKGSVVAILYQLVGGVRSSMGYCGCASIDDFRERAEFVEITSAGMRESHVHDVQITKEAPNYRAE; encoded by the coding sequence ATGCGTCTTCTCCAAAAAGCACTCACGTTCGATGATGTGCTGCTCGTCCCGGCCTTCTCGGACATCCTCCCCAAAGATACTTCCCTGACCACGCGTCTGACGCGCAACATCACCGTGAACATTCCGCTGGTCTCCGCGGCGATGGACACCGTGACCGAAGCGCGCCTGGCCATTGCCATGGCGCAAGAGGGCGGCATCGGCATCATCCACAAGAACCTGACGCCCAAGGAACAGGCGCGCGAGGTTTCCAAGGTCAAGCGTTTCGAATCGGGCGTGCTGCGCGATCCGATCACCATCCCGCCGACCATGAAGATCCGCGACGTCATCGCCCTGTCCAAGCAGCACGGCGTGAGCGGCTTCCCGGTGGTCGAAGGCAAGAGCCTGGTGGGCATCATCACCAACCGCGACCTGCGCTTCGAAGAAGAGCTGAACGCCGAGGTGAGCGCCAAGATGACGCCCAAGGACAAGCTGGTCTACCTGAAGGAAAACGGCGAGGGCGCCGATCCGGAAGAAGCCAAGCGCCTCATGAACAAGCACCGCCTGGAGCGGGTGATGGTGGTCAACGACGCCTTCGAGCTGCGCGGGCTGATTACCGTCAAGGACATCGAGAAATCCACTGAACACCCCTTCGCCTGCAAGGACGAACACGGCAAGCTGCGCGTGGGCGCCGCCGTCGGCGTCGGCCCGGACAACGACGAGCGCATCGAGTTGCTGGTCGCCGCCGGCGTCGACGTGATCGTGGTCGACACCGCCCACGGCCACTCCGCCGGCGTGCTCAATCGTGTGAAGTGGGTCAAGACCAAGTTCCCGCACGTCGAAGTCATCGGCGGCAACATCGCCACCGCGGCCGCCGCCCTGGCGCTGGTCGAACATGGCGCGGACGCGGTCAAGGTCGGCATCGGCCCCGGCTCGATCTGCACCACCCGTATCGTCGCCGGCGTCGGCGTGCCGCAGATATCGGCCATCGCCAACGTCGCCGACGCCTTGAAGGGCACCGGCGTGCCGGTGATCGCCGACGGCGGCATCCGCTTCTCGGGCGACGTCGCCAAGGCGCTGGCCGCCGGCGCCTCGACCGTGATGATGGGCAGCATGTTCGCCGGCACCGAAGAAGCGCCGGGCGAAGTAATCCTGTACCAGGGCCGCAGCTACAAGTCCTACCGCGGCATGGGTTCGCTGGGCGCGATGGCCGACGGCTCGGCCGACCGCTACTTCCAGGACGGTGAGAACGGCGCCGACAAGTTCGTGCCGGAAGGCATCGAAGGCCGCGTCGCCTACAAGGGCTCGGTGGTCGCCATCCTGTACCAGCTGGTGGGCGGCGTGCGCTCCTCCATGGGCTACTGCGGTTGCGCCTCCATCGACGACTTCCGCGAACGCGCCGAATTCGTCGAGATCACCTCGGCCGGCATGCGCGAGTCGCACGTCCACGACGTGCAGATCACCAAGGAAGCACCGAACTACCGCGCCGAGTAA
- the guaA gene encoding glutamine-hydrolyzing GMP synthase — translation MSTHSHSKILILDFGSQVTQLIARRVREAGVFSEVFPHDVTDDFVRSYGAAGVILSGGPNSVTEGDTPRAPQAVFELGVPVLGICYGMQTMAEQLGGKVEIGHLREFGYAEVRAHGHTPLLENISDFTNAQGHGMLKVWMSHGDKVNEMPAGFKLMASTGNCPIAGMADEDRRFYGVQFHPEVTHTVQGKAMLARFVHEICGCKSDWNMPDYISEAVEMIRQQVGSDEVILGLSGGVDSSVAAALIHRAIGDQLTCVFVDHGLLRLDEGKMVMEMFGKNLGVKVIHVDATDQFMGHLAGVTDPEAKRKIIGREFVEVFQAESGKLKSAKWLAQGTIYPDVIESAGKGKKTAHTIKSHHNVGGLPETLNLKLLEPLRELFKDEVRELGVALGLPPEMVYRHPFPGPGLGVRILGEVKKEYADLLRRADAIFIEELRNTKDEDGQSWYDKTSQAFAVFLPVKSVGVMGDGRTYEYVVALRAVQTQDFMTAHWAHLPHELLGRVSNRIINEVRGLNRVVYDISGKPPATIEWE, via the coding sequence ATGTCCACGCATTCGCATTCGAAAATTCTGATCCTCGACTTCGGTTCCCAGGTTACCCAGCTGATCGCCCGCCGCGTGCGCGAAGCCGGCGTGTTTTCCGAGGTCTTCCCGCATGACGTGACCGACGATTTCGTCCGCAGCTACGGCGCGGCCGGCGTGATCCTCTCCGGCGGCCCCAACAGCGTGACCGAAGGCGACACCCCGCGCGCGCCGCAAGCGGTGTTCGAGCTGGGCGTGCCGGTGCTGGGCATCTGCTACGGCATGCAGACCATGGCCGAGCAATTGGGCGGCAAGGTCGAGATCGGTCACCTGCGCGAATTCGGCTACGCCGAGGTGCGCGCCCACGGCCACACGCCGCTGCTGGAGAACATCAGCGACTTCACCAACGCCCAGGGCCACGGCATGCTGAAGGTCTGGATGAGCCACGGCGACAAGGTCAACGAAATGCCGGCCGGCTTCAAGCTGATGGCCTCCACCGGCAACTGCCCGATCGCCGGCATGGCCGACGAGGACCGTCGCTTCTACGGCGTGCAGTTCCACCCTGAAGTCACCCACACCGTGCAGGGCAAGGCCATGCTGGCGCGCTTCGTGCACGAGATCTGCGGCTGCAAGTCGGACTGGAACATGCCGGACTACATCTCCGAGGCGGTCGAGATGATCCGCCAGCAGGTGGGCAGCGATGAAGTGATCCTGGGCTTGTCGGGCGGCGTCGACAGCAGCGTCGCCGCGGCGCTGATCCACCGCGCCATCGGCGACCAGCTGACCTGCGTGTTCGTCGACCACGGCCTGTTGCGCCTGGACGAAGGCAAGATGGTCATGGAGATGTTCGGCAAGAACCTGGGCGTGAAGGTGATCCACGTGGACGCCACCGACCAGTTCATGGGCCACCTGGCCGGCGTGACCGACCCGGAAGCCAAGCGCAAGATCATCGGCCGCGAGTTCGTCGAAGTGTTCCAGGCCGAATCGGGCAAGCTCAAGAGCGCCAAGTGGCTGGCCCAGGGCACCATCTACCCGGACGTGATCGAAAGCGCCGGCAAGGGCAAGAAGACCGCCCACACCATCAAGAGCCACCACAACGTCGGCGGCTTGCCGGAAACCCTGAACCTGAAGCTGCTGGAGCCGCTGCGCGAACTGTTCAAGGACGAAGTGCGCGAGCTGGGCGTGGCGCTGGGCCTGCCGCCGGAGATGGTGTACCGCCATCCGTTCCCGGGCCCCGGCCTGGGCGTGCGCATCCTGGGCGAAGTGAAGAAGGAATACGCCGACCTGCTGCGTCGCGCCGACGCCATCTTCATCGAAGAGCTGCGCAACACCAAGGACGAAGACGGCCAGAGCTGGTACGACAAGACCAGCCAGGCCTTCGCGGTGTTCCTGCCGGTCAAGTCGGTAGGCGTGATGGGCGACGGCCGCACCTACGAATACGTGGTGGCGCTGCGCGCCGTGCAGACCCAGGACTTCATGACCGCGCACTGGGCACACCTGCCGCACGAGCTGCTGGGCCGTGTCTCCAACCGCATCATCAACGAAGTGCGCGGGCTGAACCGGGTGGTGTACGACATCTCGGGCAAGCCGCCGGCGACCATCGAGTGGGAATGA
- a CDS encoding OsmC domain/YcaO domain-containing protein — translation MEIKVNFLDKLRLEAKFDDFTVIADQPIRYKGDGSAPGPFDYFLASSALCAAYFVKLYCNTRNLSTENIRLSQNNIVDPENRYKQVFKIQVELPADFSQADRNGILRSIERCTVKKVVQEGPDFIIEEVENLDADAQSLLTVKPDAQASTYILGKDLPLEQTIANMSGLLADLGIKIEIASWRNIIPNVWSLHIRDAHSPMCFTNGKGATKESALASALGEYLERISNNHFYAGAYWGEDIANAGFVHYPNERWFKPGRKDALPKEILDGYCLEIYNPDGELRASHLVDTNSGNAGRGICSLPYVRQSDGETVYFPSNLIENLFVSNGMSAGNTLAEAQVQCLSEIFERAVKREILEGEIALPDVPQEVLAKYPGILEGIKGLEEQGFPVLVKDASLGGAYPVMCVTLMNPRTGGVFASFGAHPSFEVALERSLTELLQGRSFEGLNDLPQPTFESNAVTEPNNFVEHFIDSSGIVSWRFFSAKADYEFVEWDFSSQGDNANAEEAAALFGILEEMGRQAYVAVYDQLGAVACRILVPGYSEVYPVEDLIWDNTNKALLFRDDILNLHRLDDAALAALLDRLENNELDDYSDIATLIGIEFDENTEWGQLTVLELKLLINLALKQFDEAHELVGAFLQYNDNTVERGLFYQAMNVVLEVLLDDELALDDYEPNFRRMFGNARMDAAMGALDGSVRFFGLTPTSTKLEGLERHQRLLDSYRKLHQARARAALAAPAVDDVIA, via the coding sequence ATGGAAATCAAAGTCAACTTCCTCGACAAGCTGCGTCTCGAAGCCAAGTTCGACGACTTCACCGTCATCGCCGACCAGCCCATCCGCTACAAGGGCGACGGCTCGGCGCCGGGTCCCTTCGACTACTTCCTGGCGTCGTCGGCGCTGTGCGCGGCGTACTTCGTGAAGCTGTACTGCAACACCCGCAACCTCTCCACCGAGAACATCCGCCTGTCGCAAAACAACATCGTCGATCCGGAGAACCGCTACAAGCAGGTCTTCAAGATCCAGGTCGAGCTGCCGGCCGATTTCTCGCAGGCCGACCGCAATGGCATCCTGCGCTCCATCGAGCGCTGCACCGTGAAGAAGGTGGTGCAGGAAGGCCCGGACTTCATCATCGAGGAAGTCGAGAACCTGGACGCCGACGCCCAGTCGCTGCTGACCGTCAAGCCCGATGCGCAAGCCAGCACCTATATCCTGGGCAAGGACCTGCCGCTGGAGCAGACCATCGCCAACATGTCGGGCCTGTTGGCCGATCTGGGCATCAAGATCGAGATCGCCTCCTGGCGCAACATCATCCCCAACGTGTGGTCGCTGCACATCCGCGACGCGCATTCGCCGATGTGCTTCACCAACGGCAAGGGCGCGACCAAGGAGAGCGCGCTGGCCTCGGCGCTGGGCGAGTATCTTGAACGCATCAGCAACAACCACTTCTACGCCGGCGCCTACTGGGGCGAAGACATCGCCAATGCCGGGTTCGTGCATTACCCGAACGAGCGCTGGTTCAAGCCGGGCCGCAAGGACGCGTTGCCCAAGGAGATCCTGGACGGCTACTGCCTGGAGATCTACAACCCCGACGGCGAGCTGCGCGCCTCGCACCTGGTGGACACCAACTCCGGCAATGCCGGGCGCGGCATCTGCTCGCTGCCGTACGTGCGGCAGTCGGACGGCGAGACGGTGTACTTCCCCTCCAACCTGATCGAGAACCTGTTCGTCAGCAACGGCATGAGCGCCGGCAATACGCTGGCCGAGGCGCAGGTGCAGTGCCTGTCCGAGATTTTCGAGCGCGCGGTCAAGCGCGAGATCCTGGAGGGCGAGATCGCCTTGCCCGACGTGCCGCAGGAGGTGCTGGCGAAGTACCCGGGCATCCTGGAAGGGATCAAGGGACTGGAAGAGCAGGGCTTCCCGGTGCTGGTGAAGGACGCGTCGCTGGGCGGCGCCTATCCGGTGATGTGCGTAACCCTGATGAATCCGCGCACCGGCGGCGTGTTCGCCTCGTTCGGCGCGCACCCGAGCTTCGAGGTGGCGCTGGAGCGCAGCCTGACCGAGCTGCTGCAAGGGCGCAGCTTCGAAGGCCTGAACGACCTGCCGCAGCCGACCTTCGAGAGCAACGCGGTCACCGAGCCTAACAACTTCGTCGAGCATTTCATCGATTCCAGCGGCATCGTCTCCTGGCGTTTCTTCAGCGCCAAGGCGGACTACGAGTTCGTCGAGTGGGACTTCTCCAGCCAGGGCGACAACGCCAATGCCGAGGAAGCCGCCGCCCTGTTCGGGATTCTCGAGGAGATGGGCCGGCAGGCCTACGTCGCGGTGTACGACCAGCTCGGCGCGGTCGCCTGCCGCATCCTGGTGCCTGGCTATTCCGAGGTCTATCCGGTGGAAGACCTGATCTGGGACAACACCAACAAGGCGCTGCTGTTCCGCGACGACATCCTGAACCTGCATCGCCTGGACGACGCCGCGCTGGCCGCGCTGCTCGATCGCCTGGAGAACAACGAACTGGACGATTACTCCGACATCGCCACCCTGATCGGCATCGAGTTCGACGAGAACACCGAATGGGGCCAACTGACGGTGCTGGAGCTCAAGCTGCTGATCAACCTGGCCCTGAAGCAGTTCGACGAGGCGCACGAGCTGGTGGGCGCCTTCCTGCAGTACAACGACAATACCGTCGAGCGCGGCCTGTTCTACCAGGCCATGAACGTGGTGCTGGAAGTGCTGCTGGACGACGAGCTGGCGCTGGACGACTACGAGCCCAACTTCCGCCGCATGTTCGGCAACGCCCGGATGGACGCGGCGATGGGCGCGCTGGACGGCAGCGTGCGCTTCTTCGGGTTGACGCCCACCAGCACGAAGCTGGAAGGGCTGGAGCGCCACCAGCGCCTGCTCGACAGCTACCGCAAGCTGCACCAGGCGCGCGCCAGGGCGGCCTTGGCAGCTCCGGCGGTTGACGATGTAATCGCTTGA
- a CDS encoding cupin domain-containing protein: MPAITEFRLQSPAPEVDHPREERRLEGNPTRTTWNHFTNASGEVCAGIWACEKGSWRIAFAPDKDEYFYVLEGRCRVIDEQGYAAEAGPGDALVIPAGFKGVFEVVEPMRKHYVIVERAA; this comes from the coding sequence ATGCCCGCCATCACCGAATTCCGCCTGCAGTCCCCCGCTCCCGAAGTCGACCATCCGCGCGAGGAGCGCCGGCTGGAAGGCAACCCGACCCGCACCACCTGGAACCACTTCACCAATGCCAGCGGCGAAGTCTGCGCCGGCATCTGGGCCTGCGAGAAAGGCAGCTGGCGCATCGCCTTCGCGCCCGACAAGGATGAATACTTCTACGTGCTGGAAGGCCGCTGCCGCGTCATCGACGAACAGGGCTACGCCGCCGAGGCCGGCCCGGGCGATGCGCTGGTGATTCCCGCCGGCTTCAAGGGTGTGTTCGAGGTGGTGGAGCCGATGCGCAAGCATTATGTGATCGTCGAGCGAGCTGCCTGA
- a CDS encoding alpha/beta fold hydrolase: MTISSLFPGFAAHRLATPDGQHIHALTGGEGPPLLMLHGHPQTSAIWHKVAPALARHFTLVLADLRGYGDSAKPPGSADHAAYSKRTMAADMLEAMRALGHEEFTVLAHDRGARVAHRLAADHPRAVRRLALLDIAPTLAMYEQANNDFARAYWHWFFLIQPAPLPERLIEADPAAYARDVMGRRSAGLAPFDPRALAEYVRCLSLPGAARGICEDYRAAAGIDLEHDRADREAGRKLAMPLLALWGEQGVVHKCFKPLQEWQRVAADVRGHPLPCGHYIAEEAPDALLDAVLPFLLEDR, encoded by the coding sequence ATGACGATCTCCTCACTGTTCCCCGGCTTCGCGGCCCATCGCCTGGCTACGCCCGACGGCCAGCACATCCATGCGCTCACCGGCGGCGAAGGCCCGCCCTTGCTGATGCTGCATGGCCATCCGCAGACCTCGGCCATCTGGCACAAAGTGGCGCCGGCGTTGGCCAGGCACTTCACGCTGGTGCTGGCCGACCTGCGCGGCTATGGCGATTCGGCCAAGCCGCCTGGCAGCGCCGACCATGCCGCGTATAGCAAGCGCACCATGGCCGCCGACATGCTGGAGGCGATGCGGGCGCTCGGTCATGAGGAGTTCACCGTGCTGGCGCACGACCGCGGCGCGCGCGTGGCGCATCGGCTGGCGGCCGACCATCCGCGCGCGGTGCGGCGCCTGGCGCTGCTGGATATCGCGCCGACGCTGGCCATGTACGAACAGGCCAATAACGACTTCGCCCGCGCCTACTGGCACTGGTTCTTCCTGATCCAGCCGGCGCCGCTGCCCGAACGCCTGATCGAGGCCGACCCGGCCGCCTACGCGCGCGACGTGATGGGCCGGCGCAGCGCCGGGCTGGCGCCGTTCGATCCGCGCGCCCTGGCCGAGTATGTGCGCTGCCTGTCGCTGCCGGGCGCCGCGCGCGGCATCTGCGAGGACTACCGCGCCGCCGCCGGCATCGACCTCGAGCATGACCGCGCCGACCGCGAGGCCGGCCGCAAGCTGGCCATGCCGCTGCTGGCGCTGTGGGGCGAGCAGGGCGTGGTGCACAAGTGCTTCAAGCCGTTGCAGGAGTGGCAACGCGTGGCGGCCGATGTGCGCGGCCATCCGCTGCCTTGCGGCCATTACATCGCCGAGGAAGCGCCGGATGCCTTGCTGGATGCGGTCTTGCCGTTCCTGCTGGAGGACCGCTGA
- a CDS encoding DUF1801 domain-containing protein → MTDTKPQASPAELIDARIAELGGWRGQQLARVRSLIRQALPDVSEQWKWRGVPVWESAGIICTGESYKDYIKLTFAKGAALEDPAGLFNASLDGNTRRAIDVHEGEQLDADAFKALVRAAADLNKAGKPKRT, encoded by the coding sequence ATGACCGACACCAAACCCCAGGCGTCCCCCGCCGAGCTGATCGATGCGCGTATCGCAGAACTGGGCGGCTGGCGCGGTCAACAGCTGGCCCGGGTGCGCTCGCTTATCCGGCAAGCCCTGCCCGACGTAAGCGAGCAATGGAAGTGGCGCGGCGTACCTGTGTGGGAGTCGGCCGGCATCATCTGCACCGGCGAGAGTTACAAGGACTACATCAAGCTGACCTTCGCCAAGGGCGCGGCGCTGGAGGATCCTGCCGGGCTGTTCAATGCATCTCTGGACGGCAACACCCGCCGCGCCATCGACGTCCATGAGGGAGAACAGCTGGATGCCGACGCCTTCAAGGCGCTGGTGAGGGCCGCTGCCGACCTGAACAAGGCCGGCAAGCCGAAACGCACCTGA
- a CDS encoding AraC family transcriptional regulator, whose translation MAALLAKLAPQEGYNLSPLPDVRFLRSNRPLAVTPVLYDPGIVIVCQGRKRGYFGGEVYRYDASHYLAVSVPVPFTMETDASAGEPLLAIYLHLDFRLAADLMLEIDRHGGVAPSEPRGMFSTPMGEPMAAAVQRFLEAMTRPMEAAILGPALVREIYFHVLAGEQGHSMRAALAMQGQFGKIARALRRIHASYPQALDVDLLARESGMSVPSFHTHFRTVTRTSPMQYLKSTRLHQARLLMLRNGITAAAASGEVGYESPSQFSREFKRLFGRSPVEEVRRMKEEFAVPPPHAGSPFVASH comes from the coding sequence ATGGCCGCCCTGCTGGCCAAGCTGGCGCCGCAAGAAGGTTATAACCTGAGCCCCTTGCCCGATGTGCGCTTCCTGCGCTCCAACCGGCCCCTGGCGGTGACGCCGGTGCTGTACGACCCGGGCATCGTGATCGTTTGCCAGGGCCGCAAGCGTGGCTACTTCGGCGGCGAGGTGTATCGCTACGACGCCAGCCACTACCTGGCGGTATCGGTGCCGGTGCCCTTCACCATGGAGACCGACGCCAGCGCCGGGGAGCCGCTGCTGGCGATCTACCTGCATCTGGATTTCAGGCTGGCGGCCGACCTCATGCTGGAGATCGACCGCCATGGCGGGGTCGCGCCTTCCGAGCCGCGCGGCATGTTTTCCACGCCGATGGGCGAACCGATGGCGGCCGCCGTGCAGCGCTTCCTGGAAGCCATGACGCGCCCGATGGAGGCGGCCATCCTGGGGCCGGCCCTGGTGCGCGAGATCTACTTCCATGTGCTGGCCGGCGAACAGGGCCACTCGATGCGGGCGGCGCTGGCCATGCAGGGCCAGTTCGGCAAGATCGCGCGCGCCCTGCGGCGCATCCACGCTTCCTACCCGCAAGCGCTGGACGTGGACCTCCTGGCCAGGGAGTCCGGCATGAGCGTGCCCAGCTTCCACACGCACTTTCGCACCGTCACCCGCACCTCGCCCATGCAATACCTGAAGTCCACGCGCCTGCACCAGGCGCGGCTGCTGATGCTCAGGAACGGCATCACCGCGGCCGCGGCCAGCGGCGAAGTCGGCTATGAAAGCCCGTCGCAGTTCAGCCGGGAATTCAAGCGCCTGTTCGGGCGCAGCCCGGTGGAGGAAGTCAGGCGCATGAAGGAGGAATTCGCCGTGCCGCCGCCGCACGCGGGATCGCCTTTCGTCGCTTCGCATTGA
- a CDS encoding NAD-dependent succinate-semialdehyde dehydrogenase, with the protein MTITVINPADASVAGHAPHLSAAEVGAAIDRTSAAFPRWSRMLARERGELLRRWFELVRADRRLFAETMVRENGKCLSEALGEIDYGLGFIEWYAEEARRVYGDTIPSHAADAAVMVIKQPVGPTAAITPWNFPFMMITRKVATALAAGCTMIIKPSEETPLTAYLLLDYARRAGIPEGVFEMVTGDPKEIGALFTGDERIRKISFTGSTAVGKLLASACGQGLKKMTLELGGNAPFMVFDDAHVEDAVAGLVAAKLRNSGQVCISPNRIFVQEGLHDRFVAALAEKVAQIRVDQGMQDEFVVGPMINQAGFDKVAQLVAEAREQGARVALGGRPHAKGGLFHEPTILTGLHDGMRLAHTEIFGPVFAIYSFEDEAEAIRRANDTEYGLVAYAYTRDLGRAFRLSQRIEAGMVILNSGSVGTASVPFGGVKQSGYGREGSHHGIEEYLDVKYVLMAGLQH; encoded by the coding sequence ATGACCATTACTGTCATCAACCCCGCCGACGCCTCGGTCGCCGGCCACGCTCCCCATCTGTCCGCGGCCGAGGTCGGCGCCGCCATCGACCGCACCAGCGCGGCGTTCCCGCGCTGGTCGCGCATGCTGGCCAGGGAGCGCGGCGAACTGCTGCGGCGCTGGTTCGAGCTGGTGCGCGCCGACCGGCGGCTCTTTGCCGAGACCATGGTGCGCGAGAACGGCAAGTGCCTGTCCGAAGCGCTGGGCGAGATCGACTACGGCCTGGGTTTCATCGAGTGGTATGCCGAAGAGGCCCGGCGCGTCTATGGCGACACCATTCCCAGCCATGCCGCCGACGCGGCGGTGATGGTGATCAAGCAGCCGGTCGGCCCCACTGCGGCCATCACCCCGTGGAATTTCCCTTTCATGATGATCACGCGCAAGGTGGCGACCGCCCTGGCGGCCGGCTGCACCATGATCATCAAGCCTTCGGAAGAGACGCCGCTGACGGCCTACCTGCTGCTGGACTATGCCCGTCGCGCCGGCATCCCCGAGGGCGTCTTCGAGATGGTGACCGGCGACCCCAAGGAGATCGGCGCGCTGTTTACCGGCGACGAGCGCATCCGCAAGATCTCCTTCACCGGCTCGACCGCGGTGGGCAAGCTGTTGGCCTCGGCCTGCGGCCAGGGATTGAAGAAGATGACGCTGGAGCTGGGCGGCAACGCGCCGTTCATGGTCTTTGACGATGCGCATGTCGAGGACGCGGTAGCGGGGCTGGTGGCGGCCAAGCTGCGCAACTCGGGGCAGGTCTGCATTTCGCCCAACCGGATCTTCGTGCAGGAAGGCCTGCACGACCGCTTTGTCGCCGCGCTGGCCGAAAAGGTGGCGCAGATCCGGGTCGACCAGGGGATGCAGGACGAATTCGTGGTCGGGCCGATGATCAACCAGGCCGGTTTCGACAAGGTGGCGCAACTGGTGGCGGAGGCCCGGGAGCAGGGCGCGCGGGTGGCGCTGGGCGGGCGCCCGCATGCCAAGGGCGGCCTGTTCCATGAGCCGACCATCCTCACCGGCCTGCATGACGGCATGCGGCTGGCGCACACCGAGATCTTCGGGCCGGTGTTCGCGATCTATTCCTTCGAGGACGAGGCCGAGGCGATCCGCCGCGCCAACGATACCGAATACGGACTGGTGGCCTATGCCTACACGCGCGACCTCGGCCGCGCCTTCCGCTTGTCGCAGCGCATCGAGGCCGGCATGGTGATCCTCAATTCCGGTTCGGTGGGCACGGCCTCGGTGCCGTTCGGCGGCGTCAAGCAGTCGGGTTACGGCCGCGAGGGCAGCCACCACGGCATCGAAGAGTACCTCGACGTCAAGTACGTGCTGATGGCCGGCCTGCAGCATTGA